A segment of the Nostoc sp. TCL26-01 genome:
GTTTTAGTAAGAGTCAACCGACATTAGCCAGCAGCCAATGGCCACAAATTCTCGTAGGTTTATATAACAAATACAACACCTTAGCAGCCACAACCGCCGCCAAAGAATTGGGAGTAGATGAAAGCACAATTAAAGATAGTATTCACAACTTCCAAGCAGCTTTTGGTCGTGCAGAAGATTTAGTCATTGATGGTAAACGTGTCAGAATTCTCTTATCCAAAAATCCTGTGGGGACGAATGAGACAATTCGCGTCGTCAATCAAAGTACAGACAAAACAACATTACTAGTGTTAAACGATCGCACACCCGACGGCACAGATGTATCCTGGATTTGGGATGTAGATACCGAAAAACTAGTCGAACGCGGCGGGACTTTAATCGTCAGTGGCGATCGCGTCTATGATATGGCCTTACGTCTACGTTACAGCGAAAAATCACCCCAAAGTAACCTAAATTTAATCGTCGAACCAGATTTACGTCAAGCGATCGCCACTGCCCTAGCACACACCCCAGCAACCGAAACCCTCCACATTCTCCCCACCTACTCAGCCATGCTAGAAGTCCGCGAAGTTCTCACAGGTCGGAAAATTCTTTAAATTAGTCATTGGTCAATAGTCAATAGTCAATAGTCAGTGGTCATGAGCATTTTTTCTTCTCCCCTGCACCCCTGCACCCCTGACTCCCTCACTCCCTCACTCCCTCACTCAGCACTCACTACTCCCAAATATTATGACTTCTCAATCATTAGAATTAGTTATCGGTTGGCTATATCCCACATTGATGAGTACCTATGGCGATCGCGGTAATGTGATTACTATCGAACGTCGCACTCAATGGCGGGGGTACAATGTGAGAGTATTGCCCCTAGACCAAAACTCTACAGCAACTGATATCAAATCTGTAGATGTAATCGTTGGTGGTGGCGCACAAGATCGTCAGCAAGAAATTGTCATGCGTGATTTGCAAGGTGCAAAAGCCGATGCTATCCGTGAGAAAATCGAAAATGGCACACCAGGAGTTTTTACCTGTGGTTCACCACAGTTACTAGGACATTATTACGAACCAGCCTTCGGACAGCGTATTGAAGGATTAGGCATACTTGATTTAGTTTCTATTCATCCTGGGGAAAATACTAAACGTTGTATTGGTAACTTAGTAGTAGAAGTTACAGCAACTCGTTTAGCACAAGATTTAGCAGAAATGACAGGTAGCAAACCTTATCTAGTAGGGTTTGAAAATCACGGTGGACGTACCAAATTAGGTAAGGTAGAAGCTTTAGGAAAAGTCGTGTATGGCTTAGGTAATAATGGCGAAGATGGTACAGAAGGCGCTTTTTATCAAAATGCGATCGCAACATATTCCCACGGCCCCCTGTTACCCAAAAATCCCTTCGTCGCTGACTGGTTAATTCAAACAGCCTTGCGCCTAAAGTATCAACAACCCATCATCTTGCAACCACTAGACGACACCCTAGCCACACAAGCCAGAGAAGCAATGTTTAATCGACTGAAATAATTGGGAGTGGGGGACAAGGGGACAAGGGGAGAAAAACTCTTGCCTATTGCCTATTGCCTATTGCCTATTCCCTTTTAAATTCTCAAGCCAGTTTACAATATTAGAAAAAACTTGAGTGCAAGGTGAGTCAAACAGCCGTGAATCAAAACGGTGCAAAGCCACAAAGTAGTGAACCCACATACTATTCCTTGCTGGGTTTGCATCCCTCAGCATCAGTTATCGACATCCGCCGTGCTTATCGGGAACTGAGCAAACGTTATCATCCTGATACCACGGAATTATCTGCTGTTGTTGCTACTCGCAAATTTCAGCAAATCAACGAAGCTTACGCCACCTTGAGTAATCCAGAAAGACGTTCTATCTACGATAGGAAAATTGGTTATTCTCGCTTTGGCGTAATTCAACCACCGCCTGACTTGCATCGTCCTACATCTTACAGTTACGATTACTCAAAATCAGCTTACCTCGATGCGAGCGATCGCCCCCTCTCATCAGGGGAAATTTTTGTTTTATTTATTTTGGGGTTAACTTTTGTTGGTTGTCTAGTACTAGCTGTAACTATCAGCCTCATTCGCGGTGATACACTTTTCCCAACACACCTACAACAACCAATTTCATATTTGTTACAAATAGTTAATCCAAGTTGCTAATCATCTAGATATAGTCCTTCGATTCGGTAATTGAGAATTCCAACAAAATCCTCACCCAATACCCAATACCCATCATCCATCACTTATGACTCTTGTTTCTGCTGATACTCCCTTATACAGTCATTCCTTACCACAAATTGAGCAATGGCTCAAAAACCAAGGTTGCACACAAGATGAAATACAATTGCACTGCTGGCGTGTAACTCGACCTAATTGGCAAGCTGAATTATGGCTTGATGTTGAACAGATTGTTGTTCGCTACATCCAAGCTGGAGAAAATGGACAGGATATTCAACGCGCTTTCAAATATTCCCTCAGTCGAGAAGATATTGAACAAGCAGTATTTTCGGGGCCGTGAATTGTCTAGTTGTCGTTGCCGCTATTGAGAAGTCAGAGGAGTGTCAACATTCCGGTAACATAGATAATTATTAATCCAGTTTTAATAAACTACTTATGTCTTCCACTCCTTTAAGACTGAACCTGATTGAAGGTTCTGTGTCTTTCAATTTCTCCCCCCAAGCAGCACAGGAATTAAAAGCAGCGATAGATCAGTTAATGGAAAGACTCAAGGCAGTCAGCGCCAAACCTGCTGCCGGCGGCAGTAAAGCCTCACCACAGCCACCATTGGAGTATCGTTACACTGGTGAGGTATTTTTAGAAATTTTCTGCAATCCGAATATTTGGCCTACCCCTTTTGCCGCAAAAGTACTACTAACTGTTCGTGATGTTAGTATCCGCTTGACTACAGAAGCTGAACTTACACGAGTAATTGAAGATATTAACCAGTATTTAGAGCAAGTTGGATAAGCTTTGGGTGTGAAGCAACTGTTCTCTGTTACCTGTTACCTATTCCGTGTTTCCTACACTCACGAGAAGACTTTTTTAGCAAGCCCTACTTAATTATGTAACGAGGTTGATATAAATGCTATCAGAAAAATTACCGGAGCAGTTTATTAGTCTAACTGCTCCGGTCAAAGATTTTTTACATAAAATCATCAAGTTATCACACCGGACTCACACAAAAGCTTGCTTTTAACCATTCGTTAATTTGAAAACTTGTACAAAACGAAAATAGAAGATTCTGGATCGAGAAGGAGTCATTCAAACCAGAGATACTCCCTCTACTTGGGGGTTGAAAAATTTATAGTCACATCCAGGCATCCAAAAATCAAATCTCAATCCAAAATCATGAGTAATGACGAATTGTGGATTAGTCGTTATCCCATTCTTCCCGACCAATCAGGTCACCAATGCGATCGCGCAACAAGAAGTCACACTTTTCCAACTCACACTCTACACAAACCCACTCTCTAGCAGGAATGTATTGGCAGAGTGTGTATATAGGCTGTTGTCTGCTGACCATTCCTTTTTGTACTAGTCGGCGTGCTTCGTCCTGAATTACATCCAGAGAATAGTAGTTGATAGAAGGCACCGTATTCACACTCATGGTTTTTACTCACAAATTTACACTTAGATAGTGTTCCCACCAAAAGATGAAGAACAAACAGGACAGGAATTAGACTTGTGCTTAGGGTTTTGTAGTTTACTATACGGAACTATTTTCATTTTGACGCTACATATCCTCAAATAATTTAAAGATATGTTAAAAATGTCAACGAATCTTGACATTAGTTCCATACATATCGTGCAAATCCTAAACTAAGTTTACTTGAAACAATATCGATAGCAGAGGTAAGAAATCATCACAGTAGAATCATGCTTAAAAAGCCTAATTTAAACAAACCTATAATGCCCGGCAGAAATTAAGGTATAAACTATTGCAGAGCTAACGTTACCGTACATTAGGAATACTCGGAATGTGCCATAAGTTAATAATTTCTTAAAGCAACCCATAATTTTTTGATTGATTGACATTATCTGAGCTAACTGATTGCTGGAGATAAACATCTGTCAAAAGGTGAGAGACATCTATATACATTAACAGTAGTCAGATAAAGCCATATCCTACTGGAGACTTACCTAAAGAGCATCATTTGTAGCAAGTATTACTTAAGTGATCATTCCCTAACATCTAGTTACGTAAGTAAATGACTATAAAATTGTAAAGTTTTGTTGAACTAGCGATTTTTTGTTAGTGGAGTTACACAACCTCAAATATTTAACTTCGTGGCCGAATGGTAACATCACTGACAAACAAAGACCCAGGGGTTCGCACCCCCAATGAAGGTAGAATTAGGACTTACGCACTGAACCAAAAAACCCTTCTGAGGGTGGTCAATAGTCCATAGTCCATAGTCCAAAAATCTTGATTTTAAAACGTCAGTCCGCACAACGGGAAAGCAGTCGGGTGGGCAGGTTTCCCGCGCCACTTGCTACAACTTTGGAAACCAAAGCAACGCAGTGGCTTGACTTGAGTGAACTGCCCTGGAAACCCCCATAGACGGCTGGTTCCCTTTGACCATTGACTATTGACTATTGACAAAAAAGCCAGAAAACTTAGTTATACTGCGTAAGTTCTAAGAATTATGTCTCTGTCTTCCGAATTCCCTGGTATAGACAAATTTAAACAGACGCGAGATATTCACGTCTGTCAAATGTTTAGCGGATTATGCGGAGACTAATTGTTCTCTATTGACATTGCAGCAAAAGAGACAAGAAGAAGTAAAGATGAGAGAGTGATGAGCGATGAGTGTGGGAGTGCTGAGTGGGGAAGTGAGGGAGTAGTGTTCTTACTAATTTTGAATTTTGAATTTTGAATTCCCCGTAGGGGTTGACCAATCCCCAATACCTAATCCTCAACATCATCAGCTGGCGGAACATCATCAATAGACGATCGCTCATACTCCAGTTTGTTCAAAAGCGATAATACTTTAGTTCCCCGTTCTATTGAACGATCTTCGATAAAAATCACTTCTGGAGTGCGGCGTAACCTAACTCGCGCCCCTAATTCGCTACGCACAAAACCAGTTGCTGATTTTAACCCAGCCATTGTTTCTGCTTTAGCTTCGTCTGTACCATATATGCTGACATAGATTTTGGCGTGTTGTAAATCACCAGAAACATCTACATCAGTGACACTAACCATTCCTGTACCAACACGATCATCTTTAATACCGTTGATTAGCATTTGGCTAACTTCCCGCTTGATTAGTTC
Coding sequences within it:
- a CDS encoding J domain-containing protein; this translates as MSQTAVNQNGAKPQSSEPTYYSLLGLHPSASVIDIRRAYRELSKRYHPDTTELSAVVATRKFQQINEAYATLSNPERRSIYDRKIGYSRFGVIQPPPDLHRPTSYSYDYSKSAYLDASDRPLSSGEIFVLFILGLTFVGCLVLAVTISLIRGDTLFPTHLQQPISYLLQIVNPSC
- a CDS encoding DUF4327 family protein, producing MSVNTVPSINYYSLDVIQDEARRLVQKGMVSRQQPIYTLCQYIPAREWVCVECELEKCDFLLRDRIGDLIGREEWDND
- a CDS encoding DUF3143 domain-containing protein, which gives rise to MTLVSADTPLYSHSLPQIEQWLKNQGCTQDEIQLHCWRVTRPNWQAELWLDVEQIVVRYIQAGENGQDIQRAFKYSLSREDIEQAVFSGP
- the rbfA gene encoding 30S ribosome-binding factor RbfA, whose amino-acid sequence is MATNRRVSRVAELIKREVSQMLINGIKDDRVGTGMVSVTDVDVSGDLQHAKIYVSIYGTDEAKAETMAGLKSATGFVRSELGARVRLRRTPEVIFIEDRSIERGTKVLSLLNKLEYERSSIDDVPPADDVED
- a CDS encoding type 1 glutamine amidotransferase yields the protein MTSQSLELVIGWLYPTLMSTYGDRGNVITIERRTQWRGYNVRVLPLDQNSTATDIKSVDVIVGGGAQDRQQEIVMRDLQGAKADAIREKIENGTPGVFTCGSPQLLGHYYEPAFGQRIEGLGILDLVSIHPGENTKRCIGNLVVEVTATRLAQDLAEMTGSKPYLVGFENHGGRTKLGKVEALGKVVYGLGNNGEDGTEGAFYQNAIATYSHGPLLPKNPFVADWLIQTALRLKYQQPIILQPLDDTLATQAREAMFNRLK